A stretch of the Maridesulfovibrio zosterae DSM 11974 genome encodes the following:
- a CDS encoding DUF721 domain-containing protein, with the protein MARKQKYNGPKKRVFHPRQRKVRSLNEAMGQFVSVMDGEYKLMIPRLWKAWPDLMGELAEFAKPLGHRKTTLILAAEDSVAAQELSYFAPEILERINSFFGKEVFDKVLFELLNGRVPLDGYELNRTEFKRAKIKKPGKLGGLKDKFDPESAVGRCYLKYVRLFEKS; encoded by the coding sequence ATGGCAAGAAAACAAAAATATAATGGCCCTAAAAAAAGGGTCTTCCATCCCAGACAGAGAAAAGTACGCTCACTGAACGAAGCAATGGGCCAGTTTGTATCGGTTATGGATGGAGAGTATAAACTAATGATTCCAAGACTTTGGAAAGCATGGCCAGACCTTATGGGAGAACTTGCAGAGTTTGCAAAACCCCTTGGTCACCGTAAGACTACTCTCATTCTTGCTGCCGAAGATTCAGTGGCTGCTCAGGAGCTTTCATACTTTGCTCCAGAGATACTTGAAAGAATAAATTCCTTTTTTGGTAAAGAAGTCTTTGACAAGGTGCTATTTGAGCTGTTAAACGGCAGGGTTCCTTTGGACGGGTACGAATTAAACCGTACTGAGTTCAAAAGAGCCAAGATCAAAAAGCCCGGAAAACTGGGCGGGTTGAAAGACAAATTTGATCCAGAATCGGCGGTCGGCAGATGTTATCTGAAGTACGTCCGTCTGTTTGAAAAATCATAA